GCACATCTCAGTCATTGCAACGGGAACTTTTCAGACCGATCTTCCTTTAGCCTGAGCGTTTTTAAGTCACAGTCTCAGGAATTCAGTCGAGACGCAGAAGCCCCCCGAAACCCGCAGCCTCAAGCTCTGCCAGGCAGGGGAGCGCCCGTCCCTAGGCAGCGCATCTCCCCTGGGGGGCCTCATTTAAAGGACGGGGGCAGCTTCGCCCCCCACTCGCAGGTCGCCCCCGCATCCCGCTCGCCCGGGCACACGGCTACCCTCGCCCCGCCGGAAAGCGGCCAGGCGGGCGGCCCCAGGAAGGCGTGCGGGCCCCAACCGGTCAGCTCGGGGCAGCGGCATCCCCGGGACAGCGGCAGCTGCCAGGCAGCgtgcggggcagcgccggggagcggcggcgggggcagcggcagcggccacggcgcgggggcggcgggcggcggcggcggggaggggggaacctGTCGGCGCGGTCGGCGGCGTCGGCGATAGTCGCCCCCCGGGAACATGTCCTGGAAAGCGGGGTCCAGCGCCCAgtcgccgccgcggcggggggcggcggggccggggcggcggggcaggcggcggaAGCAGGGGTTGAGGCTGAGGTTGTGGCGGACGCTGTTCTGCCAGCCCTTGGGGCCGCCGCGGTAGTAGGGGAAGTGGCCGGCGATGTAGGCGTAGATGCCGCTGAGGGGCAGCCGCTGCTCGGGACTGGCCCGGATGGCCATGGCGATCAGCGCCACGTAGGAGTACGGCGGTTTCTGCAGCGGCCCCGTCGCGCCCGGGctgctcgccgccgccgcctgcggcTCCTCGGGCTCCGCGTCCCCCAtggccccgccgcgctcccggcCCCTCCGCTGCCCCTCTAAAccctctccccgcctccccccccccccccgttttggGGCTGTTTGGGGTCGCGGGTGGGTCAGGACGTCGCTTTGGGTTGGCAAACCCAAATACCGGGGGTCAAAggcggcgccgggggcgggggggggtggctgtTGCGGCCCCTTGGacggcagggagctgggggcgaGGGCTGAAGGGCCGCGGCGGGGACACCCTCGGCGAAAGTTCCGCGCTGCACGGTAGGCTATCTGCAGTAAAACCAGTCGAATACATTGAATCTTACCGTCTCAGTGAGATTAGGTGCTCAGCTGCACATCTCTTACAGATGCAAACACATCTGGCACTTACGCGCCGCGCAGCATCATCCCTGTCTCGGCTGGTTCCCCAGCACCCGGCTGGCATCCCAGCACCGTGGCTGCAGG
The Rissa tridactyla isolate bRisTri1 chromosome 16, bRisTri1.patW.cur.20221130, whole genome shotgun sequence genome window above contains:
- the LOC128918488 gene encoding forkhead box protein E3-like, with the protein product MGDAEPEEPQAAAASSPGATGPLQKPPYSYVALIAMAIRASPEQRLPLSGIYAYIAGHFPYYRGGPKGWQNSVRHNLSLNPCFRRLPRRPGPAAPRRGGDWALDPAFQDMFPGGDYRRRRRPRRQVPPSPPPPPAAPAPWPLPLPPPPLPGAAPHAAWQLPLSRGCRCPELTGWGPHAFLGPPAWPLSGGARVAVCPGERDAGATCEWGAKLPPSFK